One region of Polyodon spathula isolate WHYD16114869_AA chromosome 25, ASM1765450v1, whole genome shotgun sequence genomic DNA includes:
- the LOC121299579 gene encoding membrane cofactor protein-like: protein MSGCKMINTAVFLVYYLFVANVLGQCESPPSKPNVLLKDAYVKRYEFPNGAEVVYSCACGYKQTAGRPRIICHNKVWSELTLECEAKSCGSPGEVLNGHFVYEGAQFGDKASVVCDEGYQVAGRDYRMCLDRGWDGQVPLCEAVKCPDPPEIVDGEIRNQLSGNVQYNAVVIYQCTKGFLIGSRELVCTLHGNYSSPPPQCKEISCLNPTLPNGRKTAGFGFDYKYKDFVSFACIEGFELLGENTVTCEENSEWHPKIPTCIPLKRMCDAPPPPTKKTATLKPGYIAKSEYRPGDRVYYDCKHGFRKDLSKRDYIECSRKDLTWTPLRLRCIRVLCKRPPEIKITEKIRGHVGDLVFYNCSQKQLSKYMQCEDSGEWSNPSECNVWCRKHPPAVLNAKPQMTKKVFHKEDRVHYECEPGYTRDISTLAYVTCSQDSRWTRPTLVCSPTG, encoded by the exons atgtcaggatgCAAAATGATCAACACAGCTGTATTTTTGGTGTATTATTTGTTTGTCGCAAACGTCTTGG GACAATGTGAATCACCTCCTTCAAAGCCCAATGTCCTCCTTAAAGACGCCTATGTAAAACGATATGAATTCCCGAACGGAGCTGAAGTTGTGTACTCGTGTGCGTGTGGCTATAAACAAACAGCTGGACGGCCTCGGATTATCTGCCATAACAAGGTGTGGTCAGAACTGACGCTGGAGTGTGAAG CCAAGTCCTGCGGCAGCCCAGGGGAGGTACTGAATGGGCACTTTGTGTATGAGGGTGCCCAGTTTGGGGATAAGGCCAGCGTTGTTTGCGATGAGGG GTACCAGGTGGCAGGCAGGGACTACAGAATGTGTCTAGACAGGGGCTGGGATGGACAAGTTCCTCTGTGTGAAG CTGTTAAGTGTCCAGACCCTCCAGAGATTGTGGATGGTGAAATCAGGAACCAGCTTTCAGGAAATGTGCAGTATAACGCAGTTGTAATCTACCAGTGTACAAAAGGTTTCTTGATCGGAAGCAGGGAGCTTGTTTGCACCTTGCATGGGAACTACAGCAGCCCGCCACCCCAGTGTAAAG AGATTAGCTGCCTGAACCCAACACTGCCAAATGGCAGGAAGACGGCAGGATTTGGCTTCGATTATAAATACAAagattttgttagttttgcttgcATTGAGGGATTTGAACTCCTTGGAGAAAACACTGTTACCTGTGAAGAAAATAGTGAATGGCACCCAAAAATCCCAACATGCATTCCCCTTAAAA GGATGTGTGACGCACCTCCTCCACCTACCAAAAAGACTGCTACATTAAAGCCGGGGTACATTGCAAAGTCGGAATATCGACCAGGTGATCGTGTGTACTACGATTGCAAACACGGATTCAGAAAAGATTTGTCTAAGCGGGACTATATCGAGTGTAGTAGAAAAGATTTGACTTGGACCCCACTCAGATTGCGCTGCATAC GTGTGTTGTGCAAGAGACCTCCAGAGATTAAGATAACAGAGAAGATCAGAGGACATGTGGGAGACCTTGTGTTCTACAACTGTAGTCAAAAGCAACTGTCTAAATACATGCAGTGCGAAGACTCTGGGGAGTGGAGCAACCCTTCCGAGTGCAATG tgtgGTGCAGAAAGCATCCCCCTGCCGTCCTCAATGCAAAGCCACAGATGACAAAGAAGGTCTTCCACAAGGAGGACAGAGTGCACTACGAATGTGAACCAGGGTACACGAGAGACATCTCCACCCTGGCCTATGTGACCTGCAGTCAGGATTCCAGATGGACCAGACCCACTCTGGTCTGCAGCCCTACAG GATAA